CCGCCGGGCAAGTGTGTAGGCCGCCAGGGTGGCCGGACCGATCCCCAGGACCACGCCGCCGACGAGCGTGAAAACCAGCCAGAGCAGGTTGAGCCTGGCCGCCCAGAAGACCTCGTCGGCCGCCTCATAGAGCCTTGTCGCCCAGCCAGTCGTGCTCGGTGCGGGTGGTCGGTCGGATGGCGCAAACCTGGGGGTCGGAAATCGTTGCTGCACGCTGGCCTGCCTCGTGGCGAGCGGTTACCGATGTAAATGTGTGAGCGACCGTAGCTTTGAATCGCTTCAATGTCAACGCTGGGAAAGGCTTTACCTCACGGCCTGTCGCGGACCGCCTTCCGGCGCAGCGTGGCTGCCCACCGCACCCCGTGGCGCGGCGTCGCGGCGACGTTCACACCGCGCGGCTCGCGAGCAGACCTCAGTGCTCGGTCACCCGGAGGTTGGCGTATTCGCCGATCATCGGCGCCATCTGCCGGAAACCGATCTTGCCGCCGGGGAGCGGGTTGTCATCCTGCCATCGGAACGACACCAGGTCCGCCACCTCGAAGGTGACGGTGCCACCGCGGAGGCGCAGGCGCAGCGGGTACGGACCCTGCGCGTCGAGCACCGCAGGTAGCGGATCGGGCCCCTGCGCGACCAGATGGAAGCCGTAGCTCTTTCGGAGGTTGCAGGTGTGGAGCTTGCGTTCCGACGGCCACCTCCGGCGGAAGTACGACACGTGGTACGCGTCCAGGTCGCCGTGGTGGTACTGCTCGTACCGCCCGGTGCGAGCGGTCAGCTCGAAGAGATCTTCGCCCTGCCGGCCACGGGCGTGGAAGAAGAGGATGCAGAGGCCGGGCTCCCGGATCGGCCAGAAGTCCCACTCGATCGTGACGTCGGCACCGAAGTCCTGCGGACACCACAGCACGACGTTGGCGTCCTGATCGTCCTCTGCCGGCCGCAGGCTCTCCAGCCGCAGCCGCCCTCGCGGGAACGACACGGCGCCGTCGCCCTCCAATCGAAACGCCTCCAGGTCCTCCGGCGAACTCAACGGGTTGACGTAGGGCATCGACCTGGCTCCTTCCGAGCGGTGTCCGGCTGACCGGCAACGGTTCAGAACGGCGCCCGCAGATGCAGGCGGCGGCCGTCCGGCCCGGTCAGGTCGAGCCGGTCACCGTCGAGGTCGAAGGCCACCTCGCCGCGAAGGACGCCGAAGATGGCGATCTCCAGCATGATGTCCTCCTGCTGACAGGCGCGCTTCGTGGTGCCCAGGCCGTCGACCGCGACGGTGGAGTCGGCCACCACGGCCCGGCCGCTGAGCCAGTTGCAGGAGAGCGTGCCGTACAACTCGTCGTCCTGGAACACCAGGTGTGCGGGTACCCGGGCGGGGACCGGCGTGCTGCCCGGCTGCGAACTCGACTCCAGGAGCCAGTACGTCTCCGTCAGCGGCCGGTCGGACTCGGGTCGGCCGGCCATCCGAATCTCCGTGCCGTCGACCCGGAGCAGCAACTCGTCGTCGTGCCGGGTCCACGCCGGACCGGCGCCGAGGAACTCGGCCAGCCAGCTGTCCTGGGCCCGTTGCTCGGCGCCGTACGAGGCGTCCGCGGTGTGCAGGTCGGTCACGACCAGGTGGGTGCCCTCCACGCTGACCTGGGCGGCGATCAGGTTTCCGCCGGCATGCGCGTGCAGGCCGCCGCCGGCGATCCGCAGTCGGATCACCGTACCGGGTAGCAGCGGGCGGGGCTGGCCGTCCTGGGTCACCGCCACCGACTCGAACGCACGGTCCTCGAGACAGTCGGCGGCGCCCGGCACCACTGCGGCGGTGCCGGCCGCCACGACACCCATGACAAAGATACTCGTCAATGTGTTCATGCCTTAATGATGCCCACGTCAGCTGCGCGTGCACCAGCGGTACCCGACCGAGAAGGACGCGATAGAGGGAGGTGGGCCGGGGTGATGAACGGTTCGGTGCCGAATCGATGAACGGCGGCGCTTAGCGTGGCGCCGATGTCACCTACCAAGTGGAGGCAATCGTGCGTCGAACCGTACGGCGAAGCTCGGTCTTCGCAGTCACGCTGCTCATGGCGGTGGTCGGCATGGTGACGCTGACCGGATCCGCCGCGTCCGCCAGACCGCTCAACAATCGGGTCACCCAGACGGCCTTCATCTGGAACTGTCCCACCGGAACACCCGGATGTTCGGCGGTACAGACCCGGGTCGGGGATGTGCGGACGGCCGACCCGATGACGGACGTGTGCCGGGTCACGATCGCCGGGGTAGCCAAGAATCTGATCTACAACCGGACGGCTCGGGCCGGCGCCTCACTGCGAACCGGGTTCCTCTACCGGTCGAACCTCCAGTCGCCCAACCTCCAGCAGGACTCGTGCGTCAGCGGAGGTTCGTTCAACAACGTGCCGGGGAACACGCCACAGCGGTTGTGCCCACATCCGAACTGCGGCGGCGTCGCCACGGCCACCAGCGGACAGCAGTTGCGGGAGTTCTGCTCGGTCGACGACGAGATCGGCAACATCTGGCACCTCACGGTCGCGCTCAGTACCACGACCGGTCCGCTCACCGCGGGCTTCATCAACCGGGACGATCTCAACAACGCCACCAACCTCCAGTTCGACTGTCACAACCTGATCTAGGACGGCATTCGGGGTGATCGATGCACCTGCGGCTACGATGAGCGTCGCCGGAGGTTCCTCAGGTCACCGCGGAGGCGTAGGTGGAGTTCCGTGTCCTGGGCTCGCTCGAGGTGTCGGCGAACGACGGCCCGGTACGCCTGACCGGCCAGCGCCAGCGCACCCTGCTCGCGATGCTGCTGGTCAACGCGGACCGGGCCGTTCCGCTCGACATCCTGATCGACGCGGTGTGGGGGGAGCACCCGCCGACGACCGCGAAACGCCAGGTCCAGAACAGCATCTCCGCGCTCCGCCGGCTGCTGGACACCGGATCACCCGGTCCGGGCCAGGCGCCGACGATCGCCGCCGAGGGCAACGCGTACCGGCTCCGGCTCGGCACCGCCGAACTCGACGCGCGGGTCTTCCAGACCCGGGTCGAGACGGCACAGCGGCACAGTGCCGCCGGCCAGGTCGGCGAGGCCACGGCCGAGCTGCGGACGGCGCTGCGGCTGTGGCGCGGTCCCGCCCTCGCCAACCTGGGCGGCGGAGTGTTCGCGGCGGCGGCGCGCCTGGACGAACAGTGGCGCGCGGCCGTCGAGGAGTGCCTGACGCTGGAGCTCAGGCTCGGCCGGCACGCCGAGCTGATCAGCGAACTGACCGAGCTGGTCGCGACGTATCCGCTCCGTGAGCGGCTGGTGGGACAGCTGATGGTGGCGCTGCACCGATCAGGCCGGCAGGCCGACGCGCTCGATGCGTACCGCCGGCTCCGGGAAGGGCTCGCCGACGGACTGGGCCTCGAACCCAGCGCCATGCTGCGGGAGCTGCACACCGCGATCCTGCGGGACGAGGACGACGGCGCGGTGTCGGGCACGCCGGCCGACCTCGCCCGGACCACGCGGGCGGTCCCGGCCCAGCTCCCCACCGACACAGCCGGCTTCACCGGCCGGGCAAACCACCTCAAGGAGCTGGACCAACTACTGTCCGGCGATGCCACCGCCGTGGTGATCTCCGCGATCGCCGGCACGGCGGGGGTGGGGAAGACGGCGCTGGCCGTCCACTGGGGGCAGCGGGTCCGGCAGCACTTCCCCGACGGACAGCTCTACGTCAACCTGCGCGGCTTCCATCCTGACCCCCGCCGGTGCACCCGTCCGAGGCGCTGCGCGGGTTCCTGGACGCGCTGGACGTACCGCCGGGACGGATTCCGGTCGATCTGGCGGCCCGGTCCGCCCTGTACCGCAGCCTGCTGACGGACCGGCGGATGCTGGTCGTGCTGGACAACGCCCGCGACGCCGACCAGGTCCGTCCGCTGTTGCCCGGCAGCCGGACCTGCCTGGTCGTGATCACCAGCCGCAACGTGCTGTCCGGGCTGGTCGCCGCCGAGGGCGCCCGGCCGGTCCTGCTCGACCTGTTCGACGCGGCCGAGGCACAGCAGATGTTGGCACTGCGGCTCGGCCGGGAGCGGGTGGCGGCCGACCCGGCGGCCGTCGGCGAGATCGTCGCCCGGTGCGCCCGGTTGCCGCTGGCCCTGGCGGTGGCGGCGGCCCGTGCGGCCATCCATCCCGACTTCCCGCTCGGCACGCTCGCCGCCGAACTACGCACCGCCCGCGGCGGTCTGGACGCCTTCAGCGGTGAGGACCCGGTCACCGACGTCCGGGCCGTCTTCTCCTGGTCCTATCGACAGCTCAGTGAGCCCGCGCGGCGGCTGTTCCGGCTGCTCGGCACACACCCCGGCCCGGACGTCTCGGTGCCGGCGGCCGGCAGCCTGGCCGGCATCCCGGCCGAAGAGGTACGCCCGCTGCTGGCCGAACTGGCCGGTGCGCGGTTGGCCGCCGAACAGACCCCGGGCCGGTACGCGTGCCACGACCTCCTGCGCGCGTACGCCACCGAACTGGCACAGACCTGCGACACGGCTCCGGAGCGGCACGCGGCCCTGCACCGGCTGCTCGATCACCACCTGCACAGCGCCTGCGCCGCCGACCGGCTACTCGACCCGTACCGGGACCCGATCTCCATTGCGGCGGCCCGGCCGAGGGTGATCGTCGAACAGCACGCCGACCACGAACACGCGATGCGCTGGTTCACGGTCGAACTGCCCGGCCTGCTGGCCGCCATCGACCGCGCGGCGGAATCGGGCTTCGACCCGTACGCCTGGCAGCTGGCCTGGGCGTTGGCGTATTTCCTGGAGCGGCGGGGTCACTGGGAGCCCTGGGCCGCCGCCCAGCACACCGCGCTAGCCGCGGCGCGACGGCTCGACGACCACAGCGGACAGGCGCACGCCCACCGCAGTCTCGGCCGCGTCCACGTCCACCTCGGCCGGGCCGAGGAGGCCCTGCGCCACCTGCGGCAGGCCGGTCGCGACTACCAGGCGGTCGACGATTCCGCCGGTCAGGCCCGGGTCCACTTCGACCTGTGCTGGATCCACCATCGCCAGGGCCGGTACCGGCGGTCGCTCGATCACGCCCAGCGGGCGCTCGAGTTGTTCCGCGCCATGGGGCACCGGTCCGGTCAGGCCAGGGCGCTGAGCAACGTCTCCTGGGAGCACAACTCCCTCGGTGACCACGAGCGGGCTCTCGCCGCTGCCGAGCAGGCCCTGCGTCTGCATCAGGCGACCGGCGACCGGTTCGGCGAGGCGGACACCTGGGACGTGCTGGGTCACGCCCACCACGGTCTGCGTCACCACGAGGAGAGCATCGGGTGCTACCAGCGGGCCGCAGACCTCTACCGGGACCTCGGCCACCGGTGGGGTGAGGCCGACACCACTGCCCGGCTCGGCGACGCCCACGACGCCGCGGGTGCCGCCGAGGCCGCACGCGCCGCCTGGCGGCGGGCCGTCGCGATCCTCGACGAACTCGGCCACCCCGACGCCGACCAGGTCCGCGCCAAGCTGGAATCCCGCTGAGCGTACCCGGGTGCCAGCGCGACGCGGTGACGCCCGGGTACGCCCTACCGGAGGCGGCGGAGTGGCATCACCCGACGGCGGTCCCCTCGAGTTCGACCATCAGGTCGAGGACCGCCAGCCGGGTCACCCCGAGCATCGTGGTGGTCGGTGCCACCCTGGCGGCGCCCAACCGCGACGCCAATACGCCGTAGTGCGCGAAGAGCCGATCGACGTCGGTCGTGTAGACGTTGAGCCGGACGAGGTTGGCGAGGGACATGCCGGCCTCGCCGAGTACGGCCTCCAGATTGTCGAGGCTCAACGCCAACTGCGCCGCCATGTCGCCGGCATGCTGGGGCTTGCCGTCGCCGCCCATCGCGGTCTGCCCGGAGCAGTACAGGGTCCGGGTGTGCCCGGAGACGATCTCACCCTGGTTGAATCCCAGCTGTGCCGACCACGTGACCGGGTTGACTGCCGTTCGTTCCACTGCCACATCAGCTCCGTTCGATTCATCGGAAGTGCGTACGTCCATCGGCGCGGTAGCCGACTTTCTTCGACGTCGGGGTAACCCTCTCCCGGAATACACGACATCCTTTGTCGCGTATTCCGGTAAGGTTTTCGGATGCGCGCCGACCGGTTGGTCTCGCTGGTGCTGCTGCTGCGGCAGCACGGTCGGCTCTCCGCGGCCGCGCTGGCCCGCGAGCTGGAGGTGTCCACCCGGACCGTGCTGCGCGACATCGAGGCGCTGTCCGCAGCCGGCGTTCCGGTCTACGCCGAACGCGGTCGCCACGGCGGCTTCGCGTTGCTGCCCGGTTTCCGGACCGAGTTCGCCGGGCTGAATCACGACGAGGCACTTGCCCTGCTGGTCGCCGGATCGCGGCGCGGCGCGCAGGCATTCGGTCTCGGCTCGGCGCTCGCCTCGGCCATGCTCAAGGTGGTCGACGCGCTACCCGAAGGCCATCGGGTCACCGCGGCCGGCGCGGCCCAGCGACTGCTCATCGACCCGGAGACCGACCTGCTCTCGCGCCGGCTGAGCGCTGAGGAACTGCCCGACGCGATAGTCGCCGAGGTCCGGCGCGCGGTGCTCGTCGGACACCAGCTGCGCATCCACTACGCGGCTGGGGACCAGGCCCCGAGGTGGCGCACGGTGGACCCGATCGGCCTGGTCACCGTACGCGACCAGGGCTACCTGCTGGCCACGCGGTCTGGCGCGGACCGTACCTACCGGCTGTCCCGGATCCTGGACGCCGAGGAACTCGCCGAACCCGCACAGCGACCAGACCGGGTCGATCTGGATCGGGCCTGGCAGGAACGCAGCACGCAGTTTCGGACCGGGGGTGACCAGGTAGCCGTGCTGGTACGGGTGCACCCGGCGCGGCGGGAAGGCCTACTGGGCACCGCGCTGGCCGTCCTCGCCGAAGAGGCCGACCCAGACGGCTGGCTGCGGCTGGAGGTGACCTTCCAGGATTCGAGGCACGCCGAATGGGCGCTGTGGCAACTCGCCACGGACGCGGAAGCCCTGGCCCCGCAATGGCTGCGTACCTCCCTGCGCAACCGCGCCGCCGCGATCGCCACGCGCTACGGAATGTCACCCTGACCAGCCGCCACTCGTTCCGCTCGGCCGGATCGCCGCGTTGCAGGTGGCGGTCGTAGATGTGAGCGGTAACAAGTCTGCTGGCAGGACCATTGACGCCTCGAATGCCGCCGATGGAGCCGAGCCGGATTAGCCCTGCTATTGACCGCTGAGCAGGCCGATCGACGGCACTTCAAAACCTTGACATCTTTCATGTTAGCGCTCACAGTTAGCTAACATATGAATCATCATCATCGATGTCGCCGGCAGGTCGATACCGGTGCATCCCCGATGGACAGTGGCCTACCAGCCCTCGGGCCGGCCGAGCCACGTGTGCGGCCCGATGACGCCTGACCCTCGCCCGACCAGCGGTCACGACGGTGGCTGTCCAGCATGCCGCCGGTTGTCGAGGAGACCGTCAGCGCGTGCACGGATCGGTCTCAGGCGGCAGCCCACCTAGTCCCGGACGCAGGCCCCCAAGGAAGGAACCGCGATGATCACGATCCACGGACTGAAAGCGGCGCGACGGCTGCTGACCACCGCTGTCGTCGCTGTGCTCGTGTCGGCCCTGGGTGCAACCATCCCCGCCGCTCCGGCGCTCGCCGCACCCGGACCGTCGTTCACCAACCCTCTCGTCGGCACGCCCAACAGCGCGGACCCGTCAATCGTGTACACCAACGGCAACTGGTACTACCTGGCCACGACGTGGTCCTCGAGAATCGTCATGCGCACGTCGTCAACCATGGCCGGCTTGAAGAGCGCGGGGGAGCGGACGGTGTTCACCCTGGGCGCGGGGCCCGGCTGCTGCACGATGTGGGCACCGGACATCCAATGGATCAACAACCGGTGGTACATCTACTTCTCGGCAGAGGCCTCCCCGGGCCAGGGCGAGCGCCGGACCGGCGTGCTCGAGAGCAACGGCACCGACCCGCTCGGACCGTACACCTATCGGGGCATCCTCAACCTGGAACCCAACAACGGATGGGCGATCGACGGCAGCGTGGTCCGGTTCAACGGCTTCGCGAACCACTTCGTCTACTCCGCGTTCCGAGGCGGGGAACAGGGGCTGTTCATCGCCCCGATGTCGTCGCCGACCCAGGTCTCGCGCAACGGCGTGCGGATCTCGTCCCCGACGCTGTCGTGGGAGCGGCAGGGCGGCGCGGTCAACGAGGGCCCGTACGCCGTGTACAACGGTGGGAGAACGTTCCTGACGTACTCGGCGAGTTCCTGCAACACGCCTGACTACAAGCTCGGCACGTTGACCTGGACCGGTGGCGACCCGATGTCAGCCAGCTCGTGGACGAAGAGGTCGACGCCCATCTTCCAGCGCAGCGACGCCAATGGCGTGTACGGCCCGGGCCACGCCTCCTTCGTCAGATCACCGGACGGCGCGGAGACGTGGATTGTCTACCACGCCAATTCGTCCACCGGCCAGGGCTGCGGCACCACCCGTACGACGCGGGCGCAGAAGATCGGCTGGAACTCCGACGGCACCCC
The nucleotide sequence above comes from Plantactinospora soyae. Encoded proteins:
- a CDS encoding DUF1961 family protein; translated protein: MPYVNPLSSPEDLEAFRLEGDGAVSFPRGRLRLESLRPAEDDQDANVVLWCPQDFGADVTIEWDFWPIREPGLCILFFHARGRQGEDLFELTARTGRYEQYHHGDLDAYHVSYFRRRWPSERKLHTCNLRKSYGFHLVAQGPDPLPAVLDAQGPYPLRLRLRGGTVTFEVADLVSFRWQDDNPLPGGKIGFRQMAPMIGEYANLRVTEH
- a CDS encoding META domain-containing protein codes for the protein MNTLTSIFVMGVVAAGTAAVVPGAADCLEDRAFESVAVTQDGQPRPLLPGTVIRLRIAGGGLHAHAGGNLIAAQVSVEGTHLVVTDLHTADASYGAEQRAQDSWLAEFLGAGPAWTRHDDELLLRVDGTEIRMAGRPESDRPLTETYWLLESSSQPGSTPVPARVPAHLVFQDDELYGTLSCNWLSGRAVVADSTVAVDGLGTTKRACQQEDIMLEIAIFGVLRGEVAFDLDGDRLDLTGPDGRRLHLRAPF
- a CDS encoding AfsR/SARP family transcriptional regulator; translated protein: MEFRVLGSLEVSANDGPVRLTGQRQRTLLAMLLVNADRAVPLDILIDAVWGEHPPTTAKRQVQNSISALRRLLDTGSPGPGQAPTIAAEGNAYRLRLGTAELDARVFQTRVETAQRHSAAGQVGEATAELRTALRLWRGPALANLGGGVFAAAARLDEQWRAAVEECLTLELRLGRHAELISELTELVATYPLRERLVGQLMVALHRSGRQADALDAYRRLREGLADGLGLEPSAMLRELHTAILRDEDDGAVSGTPADLARTTRAVPAQLPTDTAGFTGRANHLKELDQLLSGDATAVVISAIAGTAGVGKTALAVHWGQRVRQHFPDGQLYVNLRGFHPDPRRCTRPRRCAGSWTRWTYRRDGFRSIWRPGPPCTAAC
- a CDS encoding tetratricopeptide repeat protein; the encoded protein is MHPSEALRGFLDALDVPPGRIPVDLAARSALYRSLLTDRRMLVVLDNARDADQVRPLLPGSRTCLVVITSRNVLSGLVAAEGARPVLLDLFDAAEAQQMLALRLGRERVAADPAAVGEIVARCARLPLALAVAAARAAIHPDFPLGTLAAELRTARGGLDAFSGEDPVTDVRAVFSWSYRQLSEPARRLFRLLGTHPGPDVSVPAAGSLAGIPAEEVRPLLAELAGARLAAEQTPGRYACHDLLRAYATELAQTCDTAPERHAALHRLLDHHLHSACAADRLLDPYRDPISIAAARPRVIVEQHADHEHAMRWFTVELPGLLAAIDRAAESGFDPYAWQLAWALAYFLERRGHWEPWAAAQHTALAAARRLDDHSGQAHAHRSLGRVHVHLGRAEEALRHLRQAGRDYQAVDDSAGQARVHFDLCWIHHRQGRYRRSLDHAQRALELFRAMGHRSGQARALSNVSWEHNSLGDHERALAAAEQALRLHQATGDRFGEADTWDVLGHAHHGLRHHEESIGCYQRAADLYRDLGHRWGEADTTARLGDAHDAAGAAEAARAAWRRAVAILDELGHPDADQVRAKLESR
- a CDS encoding RidA family protein — translated: MERTAVNPVTWSAQLGFNQGEIVSGHTRTLYCSGQTAMGGDGKPQHAGDMAAQLALSLDNLEAVLGEAGMSLANLVRLNVYTTDVDRLFAHYGVLASRLGAARVAPTTTMLGVTRLAVLDLMVELEGTAVG
- a CDS encoding helix-turn-helix transcriptional regulator yields the protein MRADRLVSLVLLLRQHGRLSAAALARELEVSTRTVLRDIEALSAAGVPVYAERGRHGGFALLPGFRTEFAGLNHDEALALLVAGSRRGAQAFGLGSALASAMLKVVDALPEGHRVTAAGAAQRLLIDPETDLLSRRLSAEELPDAIVAEVRRAVLVGHQLRIHYAAGDQAPRWRTVDPIGLVTVRDQGYLLATRSGADRTYRLSRILDAEELAEPAQRPDRVDLDRAWQERSTQFRTGGDQVAVLVRVHPARREGLLGTALAVLAEEADPDGWLRLEVTFQDSRHAEWALWQLATDAEALAPQWLRTSLRNRAAAIATRYGMSP
- a CDS encoding glycoside hydrolase family 43 protein, coding for MITIHGLKAARRLLTTAVVAVLVSALGATIPAAPALAAPGPSFTNPLVGTPNSADPSIVYTNGNWYYLATTWSSRIVMRTSSTMAGLKSAGERTVFTLGAGPGCCTMWAPDIQWINNRWYIYFSAEASPGQGERRTGVLESNGTDPLGPYTYRGILNLEPNNGWAIDGSVVRFNGFANHFVYSAFRGGEQGLFIAPMSSPTQVSRNGVRISSPTLSWERQGGAVNEGPYAVYNGGRTFLTYSASSCNTPDYKLGTLTWTGGDPMSASSWTKRSTPIFQRSDANGVYGPGHASFVRSPDGAETWIVYHANSSTGQGCGTTRTTRAQKIGWNSDGTPNPGVPVRTGTSIVGPSGDS